The DNA sequence TGTCCGACGTGGAGTTGTCAGGACTTGGCGCACACGCCTATCTGTTGGTCTCTACCGCGCCGGGAAAGGCCGACGATATCGCGAAGGCGCTAGCCCGCAGGGACGACATTGTCCAGGTCACCCGCGTGCTCGACACTGTCGAAGTGGTTGCGGTGATGCAGTCGCCCGACGACGCAACACTGGTGGCCAGCGTCTTCGACGAGATTGCTCTGCTGCCGGGGGTGCGCCGCGCAGAGATCGTGGCCGGGGTGGCCTCGCCCAAGCACACGTACGCCTGGACCTGGATCGTCTGATCCCGGACAATACCTACGGGCATCCGCTCAGACCGAGACATCCTGCACGACGGTGTCGACGAGCTTGTGCTTCATCAACTTTCCGGCCGCAGATCGCGGCAACTCGTCGACGAAGCCAACTGATCGCGGCGCCTTGTAGTGCGCGACGTTCTCGCGGACGAACTCAATCAGTTCGCCCGCCAATTCGCTACTCGCCGCATGTCCGTCGCGTAGCTGCACCAGCGCTTTGACCTGCTCACCCATCACCGGATCTGGCACGCCGATGACCGCAACGTCGAAAATGGCGGGGTGCAAGGTCAGGACATTTTCGATTTCCTGGGGGTAGATGTTCACCCCGCCCGAGATAATCACGAAGGACTGGCGCTCCGCCAGATAGAGATAGCCATCTTCGTCTATGTGCCCGAGGTCGCCGACTGTTGACCAATTGCCATGCGCCGGATGTCGACTCGAGCCAGTCTTTTCCGAGTCGTTGTGATAAGCGAAGGCAGAGACATCCCGCTCGAAGTAGACCGTTCCGATCTGCCCGGCAGGCAATTCGTTGCCCTGCTCGTCGCAGATATGAATCTCCCCGACCACAGCGCGGCCCACCGAACCCCGTCGCTCCAGCCACTCCTGCGCAGTGATGAGCGTCATCCCATGACCTTCAGTCGCGCTGTAGTACTCGGTGAGGATGGGCCCCCACCATGTCAACATCGCATCCTTGACCGAGGGAGGACATGGCGCCCCGGCGTGAACGACCACCCGAAGCGAGGACACATCAAACCGGTCTCGCACCACCTCCGGGAGCTGAAGCATGCGCACAAACATCGTGGGCACCATTTGGGTGGCGCTGACCGCATGTAACTCGATCACCTCCAAAGCCGCTGCCGCGTCGAACTTCTCCATCTGTACCACCGTCCCCCCCAGTGCGTGGATAGTGGCGCAGTAGCGGAGCGGAGCGGCGTGATAGATGGGGGCAGGTGACAGATAGACATCGTCGGCGCTGAGACCCAACAGCTTTGTGAGGAGTGTTGTTTGCGGGTCGAAGCCATCGGTGACCTGAGTGCCCGGCAATCGAGACTTGATGCCCTTCGGCCGGCCGGTGGTTCCCGACGAGTACAGCATGTCTGCGCCTCTGGGTTGGTCGCTCAGACGGGGATGGCCACCGGCCAGCAGCTCCTCATACGGGGCACAGCCCGCCACCGCTCCTCCGACCGCGAATCCTGAGACGCCTCCAGTGCACTGTTTGCCGATCTCGTCGGCCAGATCTCCTACACCGGATGAGACGAACAGAGCACGTGCTCCGCTATCCCTAAGGATGTAGTCGACTTCAGCAGCTCGCAGGTGCCAGTTGATCGCGGTGATGTAGAGCCCAGACCGGATTGCGGCCCAGTAGATTTCAAAAGCCTCGGGGATGTTGTCGACGAGCATCGCGATGACGTCACCTCCCCGTAGTCCGAGCTGATGCAAGGCTGCCGCCAGCTGTGCGGATCGGTCATCGAGCTCACCATAGGTAAGCGTGCGCCCCGAATCGGCCATGATCACCGCAACCTTGTCGCGAGGGTGACTTCCGGGAAACATCAGGACCTCCTGAGTGGGCAATGGCCGCGACGGTGGCCTACTGGGCATGGACAGGCATGCACCGACGAACCCTATGACTCATCTTTGCAGTCTAAAAGCCTTAGTCTACTACGAATAATGCACTGTAGATCTCACGGGTATCACACTATCCGGACACATGGCTCGGATCGATTGGAGCCAGCGCCCATGCCCTGCAAGAGTGCGAGAAAACATGGGAGCTGACACCTCTTCGCTACGCTCCTTATAGACAGAATCCGACAATATGCATACTATGCGTAGTTCATGGCTGCAGATGCAACGTCCTGGGCTCCCACGATCACTCCCCAGCAGAGCCGATACTGGCTCGCACGCCGCACCAAGCCGATCGGTGAGCACGACCGCAGCTCCGAGGGCAGCGGGCGCACGGCACTGGTCACCGGGGCCTCGTCGGGAATCGGCCTGGCATGGTGCGAACTACTTGCCGCAAAAGGCTTCGACATCGTGCCGGTCGCGCGCCGCTTGGATCGTCTGAACGCGCTCAAGCAACGTCTCGAAGCCGATTGGTCTGTGTCAGTGTCACCGATGACCGCCGACTTGAGCAGGCCGGGCGCGCCCGCGGAGATCTACACCGAACTGGCTCGTCGTAACACGACTGTGGATGTACTGGTCAACAACGCGGGGTATTCGATCGCTGGCCGGTTCATTGATAATTCGTGGTCCGATCAGGAGGCTTTTCTCCGGGTGATCGGACTGAGCGGTATCGAGCTGACGCACCTGCTGCTTCCATCGATGATCGAACGTCGTTGGGGCCGGATTGTTTTCGTCGCATCAATCGCTGCGGTAATGTCCGGCTTGCCCGGCCAGGTGTTGTATTCCGCAGGAAAGTCTTTGGTACACAAATTCTCTGAAGGTCTGGCTGAAGAGGTCGAGCGATTGGGCGTGCACTCGACTGTCAGCCTCCCGGGTACGACCGACACCGACATTTTCGACAACAGCAACGTGACGGAATTTACCGAAGGTCTGGCCATGCAGATGTCGATGATGAGCCCAATTGCTGTGGCGCGGCAAGGCTTCGAGGCATCCAAGCGAGGCGACCGCATGATCGTGCACGGCAAGCACCATCAGATCGGAACATTCTTCATGGCCCATGCGCCGCGGCCCCTGCGCTACCTCATCTCCGGACGTCTTGCCCTCAAGGCGATGCCAGAACTGCATAACGCCGCACCACAGCGCTGCTAGCGCTCCACGCACACAACACTGCAGAAGAGGCGTCCTGGCCTGAACTCGGCCGGTTGGACACCGATAGCACGCACAGTGCGTCTATAAAGTGTCTGACGATGGTTTCGGGTGTTGCGCCTGAGGCTCAGGGGATGACGCTTACCGCTTTGTCTGACGCTCAGTGGGGCTGATCGAGGATCTGCTTCCGGCGCGCACGGGTAGGCGGCGCCAGCCCCTTCAGGATGCCCGTTCGATGGTGGAGGGCGACTACGTCATTGGGACCACTACGGAATGGTGGGCGCGCACACCTGTGCGGCTGCGCCTCAGTGGTCAGGCGGACTGCCGGATTCCGAGGATTCGGAGATGGTAGTCAGCAGGACCGAACAACGCGTCGATTGTGAGAATCCGTTTCAAGTGATGTCCCACGGCACACTCCTCGGTCATTCCGATACCGCCGTGAATCTGGACCGCGGACTCCGCGATCTCGCGGCCAAGCCGGCCGACCTGCCCCTTGATCAGTGAGTAGTCGCGCTGGCTGGCCAGGCCGCTGTCGATGGCCGCTGTGACATAGATCAGCGTCGCCCGAGCCTTCGCGTAGGCGACCTTCATGTTCGCGATGCGGTGTGCTACCGCCTGGAAACCAGCTATCGGAGACCCGAACTGGTTGCGGGTGCTCGCGTAGCTCGCCGTCGCATCCAGAAGCGCCCCCATCGCACCGACAGCCTCGGCACACAGAGCCAACACCGCGTCATTGATGACGTCTTGAATGGCCGCTGCGGCGTCCTCGCAAACCAGACCGCTTGCCGGCACCCGTACGTCGTCGAATCGGATGTCCGCCGCACGACGACCATCGATGGTGCGGTAAGGGGTCAGCGTGACCCCGTCGGAACCGGGATCGACGGCCACGATGCCGAACGTCGCTTCGGTCAGCCGCACCGTCACCACCAGAACATCGGCGGTTGCTCCGTCGAGGACGAGGCGCTTGTGCCCGCGAAGTACATAGCCGTCCCCGTCGGCTTTGGCAGTTGTCGAGATCATGTCGATCGTCGCCGTTCCCCGAGACTCCTCGTGGGCCAACGCAGCTCGCAGCTTGCCCGCCACAATCTGTCGCAGCCAGCCGGTCGCCTGCGGGTTGCGTTCGGACCGGGCCAGCGCGCGCCCGGCGAAGATGATCGACGAGAGGTAGGGTTCGACCACCAGGTGGCGGCCGAACAGCTCGCTGATGGCGACGATGTCAGAACCCGATCCACCGTAGCCACCGACAGACTCGGGAAGCGGAAGCGCCAGCAGCCCCATCGCCTCAAACAGTGTCCACACACTCTCGGACACGCCTGCGGCCGATCGCACGATGGATTGGCGCTGCTCGAAACCATAATGCTGGGTGAGCAACTCGGTCAGCGAGTCCCGCAACATCGTCTGCTCGTCGGAAAAGTTGAAGTCCATTGTGAATAGATCTTTCAGCCTAGGGGCGCCGGCGTACGGGCGAGAAGGTCTCGTTGGATCTCGTTGGTCCCTGCATAGATGGTCGTTGCCCGCGAATTCAGGTAGTACGGCATAGCAACAAGGTCAAAGTCACTCCCCAATGGCTCCACACCGGCCCCCACCGTCAACGCGTCAACCTGTAGCGGAACCGCATCGATGCCGGACACCCGGGTCATGGCGGTTGAGATTCGCTGCGTGAGTTCAGAGCTCACGATCTTGAGTAGCGATGGAGTGGCCGGGTCGGATACCAGCCCATGGCCGGTGATCATCAGTTTTTCGAGGGCTCCCAGCGCAGCTACCTCCGCTTCGAGCTCACCGATATCGCGCTGAAAAACGGCATCGGTGGCGAGCGACCCTCCCGTGGGCGCCGGCACCGTCTCGGCAGCGCCTCGAATCAGCCGGAGGTTCCGGCGCATCCACGGACTGTGCAGTGCCCCGCCCCGCTCGTGGCGCAGCAACTGCTTGGCCACCGACCACCCGTCGTTCTCAGCCCCCACTCGGCCTGACTGCGGAACCCGGACGTTGTCGAAGAACACTTCACATTGCTCAGGGTGACCGTCCAACCCGATGATCGGCCGCACGGTGAGGCC is a window from the Mycolicibacterium anyangense genome containing:
- a CDS encoding acyl-CoA dehydrogenase family protein, translated to MHLDVDPRLEAFRGEVAEFLDTAPTEAIREAGRKTTSVFAPFEEVMQWHRILHERGWAAPAWPAEYGGAGWTDEQRLIFTEEYCDRDLPPLLPNGLQMVGPLLMELGTEEQKRKYLPGILSGDDYWTQGYSEPNAGSDLAALACAAVADGEDYVINGQKTWATLAHKANRMFMLVRTSREGKKQHGITFLLLEDLDQPGLTVRPIIGLDGHPEQCEVFFDNVRVPQSGRVGAENDGWSVAKQLLRHERGGALHSPWMRRNLRLIRGAAETVPAPTGGSLATDAVFQRDIGELEAEVAALGALEKLMITGHGLVSDPATPSLLKIVSSELTQRISTAMTRVSGIDAVPLQVDALTVGAGVEPLGSDFDLVAMPYYLNSRATTIYAGTNEIQRDLLARTPAPLG
- a CDS encoding acyl-CoA synthetase; translation: MFPGSHPRDKVAVIMADSGRTLTYGELDDRSAQLAAALHQLGLRGGDVIAMLVDNIPEAFEIYWAAIRSGLYITAINWHLRAAEVDYILRDSGARALFVSSGVGDLADEIGKQCTGGVSGFAVGGAVAGCAPYEELLAGGHPRLSDQPRGADMLYSSGTTGRPKGIKSRLPGTQVTDGFDPQTTLLTKLLGLSADDVYLSPAPIYHAAPLRYCATIHALGGTVVQMEKFDAAAALEVIELHAVSATQMVPTMFVRMLQLPEVVRDRFDVSSLRVVVHAGAPCPPSVKDAMLTWWGPILTEYYSATEGHGMTLITAQEWLERRGSVGRAVVGEIHICDEQGNELPAGQIGTVYFERDVSAFAYHNDSEKTGSSRHPAHGNWSTVGDLGHIDEDGYLYLAERQSFVIISGGVNIYPQEIENVLTLHPAIFDVAVIGVPDPVMGEQVKALVQLRDGHAASSELAGELIEFVRENVAHYKAPRSVGFVDELPRSAAGKLMKHKLVDTVVQDVSV
- a CDS encoding acyl-CoA dehydrogenase family protein, coding for MDFNFSDEQTMLRDSLTELLTQHYGFEQRQSIVRSAAGVSESVWTLFEAMGLLALPLPESVGGYGGSGSDIVAISELFGRHLVVEPYLSSIIFAGRALARSERNPQATGWLRQIVAGKLRAALAHEESRGTATIDMISTTAKADGDGYVLRGHKRLVLDGATADVLVVTVRLTEATFGIVAVDPGSDGVTLTPYRTIDGRRAADIRFDDVRVPASGLVCEDAAAAIQDVINDAVLALCAEAVGAMGALLDATASYASTRNQFGSPIAGFQAVAHRIANMKVAYAKARATLIYVTAAIDSGLASQRDYSLIKGQVGRLGREIAESAVQIHGGIGMTEECAVGHHLKRILTIDALFGPADYHLRILGIRQSA
- a CDS encoding SDR family NAD(P)-dependent oxidoreductase, translated to MAADATSWAPTITPQQSRYWLARRTKPIGEHDRSSEGSGRTALVTGASSGIGLAWCELLAAKGFDIVPVARRLDRLNALKQRLEADWSVSVSPMTADLSRPGAPAEIYTELARRNTTVDVLVNNAGYSIAGRFIDNSWSDQEAFLRVIGLSGIELTHLLLPSMIERRWGRIVFVASIAAVMSGLPGQVLYSAGKSLVHKFSEGLAEEVERLGVHSTVSLPGTTDTDIFDNSNVTEFTEGLAMQMSMMSPIAVARQGFEASKRGDRMIVHGKHHQIGTFFMAHAPRPLRYLISGRLALKAMPELHNAAPQRC